A window of Selenomonas ruminantium subsp. lactilytica TAM6421 contains these coding sequences:
- a CDS encoding LysR family transcriptional regulator, which produces MIDEHEWKYVLQAANEGTFSAAAKRLFVSQPSLSQSIKKIEGEIGLPLFDRSQTPLQLTAAGEIYVRKAREMQRIYHELVQETADLTGLKTGTLIIGSSRTRSSCYLTQPIIEFHRRYPGIRLMVKEHSVSELKTTVAAGEVDFALLYEPLESSFERIPLLKEKTLLALPPHHPFAQKYKRTDGEPYPTMSFARMHGQPFIRLQENRRMSQLYSDLCMKTQCRPDVVFEANSIIDAAELCAAGMGATLVTDMVVNNGRWSEPPCFFNLEEAVEDRQLVVAFGKNKHLSQAARKFIELLQGE; this is translated from the coding sequence TTGATCGACGAACATGAATGGAAATATGTACTGCAGGCGGCCAATGAAGGGACTTTTTCGGCGGCGGCCAAGAGACTTTTTGTGTCTCAGCCGTCCTTATCCCAGTCCATCAAGAAGATCGAAGGGGAGATTGGCCTGCCCTTGTTTGACCGGAGCCAGACGCCGCTGCAGCTGACGGCAGCCGGGGAGATTTACGTGCGCAAGGCCCGGGAAATGCAGCGGATCTATCATGAATTGGTGCAGGAGACCGCAGACCTTACGGGGCTCAAGACAGGGACGCTCATCATCGGCAGTTCCCGCACCCGCTCTTCCTGTTATCTGACGCAGCCCATCATCGAATTCCATCGCCGTTATCCGGGCATCCGCCTGATGGTCAAGGAGCATAGCGTCAGTGAATTGAAGACCACGGTGGCGGCAGGGGAAGTGGATTTTGCCCTGCTCTATGAGCCGTTGGAAAGCAGTTTTGAACGGATTCCGCTGCTGAAGGAAAAGACCTTATTGGCGCTGCCGCCCCATCATCCTTTTGCCCAGAAGTACAAGCGGACGGATGGGGAACCTTATCCGACCATGTCCTTTGCCCGCATGCATGGCCAGCCCTTTATCCGGCTGCAGGAAAACCGCCGTATGTCCCAGCTGTATAGTGACCTGTGCATGAAGACACAATGCCGGCCGGACGTGGTTTTTGAAGCCAACAGCATCATCGATGCAGCTGAACTTTGCGCAGCCGGTATGGGGGCTACGCTGGTGACGGACATGGTGGTCAACAACGGCCGCTGGTCAGAACCGCCCTGCTTCTTCAATTTGGAGGAGGCAGTGGAGGATCGTCAGCTGGTGGTCGCTTTTGGCAAAAATAAACATTTATCCCAGGCTGCGCGAAAATTTATTGAACTTTTGCAAGGAGAATAG
- a CDS encoding Sec-independent protein translocase subunit TatA/TatB — protein MFGIGVPELILILVVGLIVFGPGKLPEIARSVGKGVREFKKATNAFSQVLNAPLETPVQQQSTQPAQPSQPVQQQTAQAAQTAAPQSAAATPDITPEAGPAPQPVQPAYTAPTQESVRQQIAEQAKKTEA, from the coding sequence ATGTTTGGAATCGGTGTACCAGAACTTATCTTGATATTGGTGGTGGGGCTGATCGTCTTCGGCCCCGGCAAGCTGCCGGAGATTGCCCGCTCCGTGGGCAAGGGTGTGCGGGAATTCAAGAAGGCTACGAATGCTTTTTCCCAGGTACTCAATGCCCCGTTGGAAACGCCTGTGCAGCAGCAGAGCACCCAGCCTGCGCAGCCGTCTCAGCCCGTACAACAGCAGACTGCCCAGGCAGCCCAGACAGCTGCCCCTCAGTCTGCTGCGGCAACGCCTGACATAACGCCAGAAGCAGGCCCGGCACCGCAGCCTGTGCAGCCGGCTTATACGGCTCCCACGCAGGAGAGCGTGCGCCAGCAGATTGCAGAGCAGGCGAAAAAAACAGAAGCATAA
- a CDS encoding polyprenyl synthetase family protein: MFDVIQSDLDVLNEGLIGAVSSSVELVNEVGTHLVTAGGKRIRPALCLLSARGGNDFSLERVLPLAEALELIHTASLVHDDVIDAADTRRGEPTANAKWDNQIAILGGDYIFARAFGLIAEGGYGDYVSKRLAELVCNLSVGEIIQDHTVYQAVKDLDNYYERIQKKTADFLEICCELGGLVGGLSQEDTKKLAEYGHCIGMAFQITDDVLDIMQTSEKIGKPAGNDIRQGIVTLPVIHALNVSEDAAELADIVTNPEMDSQMVERALNIIRATDGVEMAKAKADEYLERARQVIPQDLPADIKDAFVQVADFIGDRDF; encoded by the coding sequence ATGTTTGATGTAATACAGAGTGACTTGGACGTGCTGAATGAAGGGCTGATCGGGGCAGTCTCTTCTTCGGTAGAATTGGTGAATGAAGTTGGCACCCATCTGGTGACGGCTGGCGGCAAGCGTATCCGTCCGGCCTTGTGCCTGCTTTCAGCCAGAGGCGGCAATGATTTTTCGCTGGAGCGTGTGCTGCCGCTGGCAGAAGCGCTAGAACTCATTCATACGGCTTCTCTGGTGCACGATGATGTGATTGATGCGGCCGATACCCGCCGTGGCGAACCCACGGCTAATGCCAAATGGGATAATCAGATCGCTATCCTGGGCGGTGACTATATCTTTGCCCGGGCCTTCGGCTTGATCGCAGAAGGCGGCTATGGCGATTACGTGTCCAAGCGTCTGGCAGAACTCGTGTGCAATCTCAGCGTGGGGGAAATCATCCAGGATCATACCGTTTATCAGGCGGTCAAGGATCTGGATAATTATTATGAGCGCATTCAGAAGAAGACGGCGGATTTTTTGGAAATCTGCTGTGAATTAGGCGGTCTGGTGGGCGGCCTGTCGCAGGAAGATACGAAAAAGCTGGCAGAGTATGGCCACTGCATTGGCATGGCCTTCCAGATCACAGATGATGTGCTGGATATCATGCAGACTTCAGAGAAAATCGGCAAGCCTGCCGGCAATGATATCCGCCAGGGCATTGTGACCTTGCCGGTTATCCATGCTTTGAATGTTAGCGAAGATGCAGCCGAATTGGCCGATATCGTCACCAACCCGGAGATGGACAGCCAGATGGTAGAGCGTGCCCTGAACATCATCCGGGCTACGGACGGTGTGGAGATGGCCAAGGCCAAGGCCGATGAATATCTGGAACGGGCACGTCAGGTGATTCCGCAGGATCTGCCGGCGGATATCAAAGATGCCTTTGTACAGGTGGCGGATTTTATCGGCGACCGTGATTTTTGA
- the nadE gene encoding NAD(+) synthase — MLKITMAQMEVIPGHPDKNTATMLRMIDEAKEEQSDIIIFPEMAVPGYLLGDTWEQSSFLADCEHYGQEIIAATQDITVMFGNIAMDWEKTNNDGRVRKYNAFFTAQNGRLIKPAGQDQPFVIKTLMPNYREFDDTRHFYSLQQLALEQGKSPAELIAPVNITIKGKEYSIGCLLCEDGWSDNYALEPFEVLRKNGSIDFFVNISASPYTLGKNGKRNRVFGEQAARAGKPLFYVNAIGLQNNGKTVYTFDGASTAYNGKGDVCAMSLEYKEELTIVDLAELEQLPALPEDKEPDIAHIYRALHYGVGHFLKNIHMRKVVIGISGGIDSAVAAALYAKIVGPENLLLVNMPSVFNSATTKGLSKQLADNLGCQYTVIPIQHSVDHTVEQLSGTPITYLTDGSTQNLTVSSFVTENIQARDRSARVLAGAAAAFGGGFTCNANKAETTVGYSTLYGDQSGFLAALADLWKHQVYALAHYMNDVIYGREVVPQGIIDIVPSAELSSAQNVDEGKGDPLKYPYHDYLFRSFIERWQKAAPEDILEWYAAGTLEENLGCEAGLVEKYFPTAQEFIADLERWWNLFTGMAVAKRIQAPPILAVSRRAYGFDHREAQNGPYYTLKYQQLKEQLLQA; from the coding sequence TTGCTGAAAATCACTATGGCCCAGATGGAAGTCATCCCCGGGCATCCCGATAAAAACACCGCCACCATGCTGCGCATGATTGACGAGGCAAAAGAAGAACAGTCCGATATCATCATCTTCCCGGAAATGGCTGTTCCCGGCTACCTGCTGGGTGACACCTGGGAACAGAGCAGTTTCCTGGCCGACTGCGAGCACTACGGCCAGGAAATCATCGCCGCTACCCAGGACATCACCGTCATGTTCGGCAATATCGCCATGGACTGGGAAAAGACCAACAACGATGGCCGGGTACGCAAGTACAATGCCTTCTTCACGGCGCAAAACGGCCGGCTGATCAAACCTGCCGGACAGGATCAGCCCTTCGTCATCAAAACCCTGATGCCCAACTACCGGGAATTTGACGATACCCGCCATTTCTACAGCCTGCAGCAGCTGGCGCTGGAACAGGGAAAAAGCCCCGCTGAGCTGATTGCCCCGGTAAACATCACCATCAAGGGCAAGGAATACAGCATCGGCTGCCTGCTCTGCGAAGATGGCTGGAGTGACAACTACGCGCTGGAACCCTTTGAAGTGCTGCGGAAAAATGGCTCTATTGACTTCTTTGTCAATATCTCCGCCTCTCCCTATACCCTGGGCAAAAACGGCAAACGCAATCGTGTCTTCGGCGAACAGGCCGCACGGGCAGGCAAGCCGCTCTTCTACGTCAACGCCATCGGCCTGCAGAACAACGGCAAGACCGTCTACACCTTTGACGGCGCCAGCACGGCTTACAATGGCAAGGGCGATGTCTGCGCCATGAGCTTGGAATACAAAGAAGAACTCACCATTGTAGATTTAGCAGAACTGGAGCAGCTCCCGGCCCTGCCCGAAGACAAGGAACCGGATATTGCCCACATCTATCGCGCCTTGCACTACGGCGTGGGCCACTTCCTGAAAAATATCCACATGAGGAAAGTGGTCATCGGCATCTCCGGAGGCATTGACTCCGCCGTTGCCGCCGCCCTCTACGCCAAGATTGTGGGCCCCGAAAACCTGCTGCTGGTCAATATGCCCAGCGTCTTCAACTCCGCCACCACAAAAGGACTCAGCAAGCAGCTGGCCGATAACTTAGGCTGCCAATACACCGTGATTCCCATCCAGCACTCCGTCGATCATACGGTAGAACAGCTCTCCGGCACCCCCATCACCTATCTGACCGACGGTTCCACCCAGAACCTTACGGTGTCTTCCTTTGTGACCGAAAACATCCAGGCCCGTGACCGCAGTGCCCGGGTGCTGGCAGGCGCCGCAGCTGCTTTCGGCGGTGGCTTCACCTGCAACGCCAACAAGGCCGAGACCACCGTCGGTTACTCGACGCTGTACGGTGACCAGTCCGGCTTCTTAGCTGCCTTGGCTGACCTTTGGAAGCATCAGGTTTACGCCCTGGCCCATTATATGAATGACGTGATCTATGGCCGGGAAGTCGTGCCCCAGGGCATTATTGATATCGTGCCCAGCGCGGAACTCTCCTCCGCCCAGAATGTGGACGAAGGCAAGGGCGATCCCCTGAAGTACCCCTACCACGATTATCTCTTCCGGTCCTTCATCGAACGCTGGCAGAAGGCCGCACCGGAAGATATCCTCGAATGGTACGCTGCCGGCACCCTCGAAGAAAATCTCGGCTGTGAAGCAGGTCTGGTTGAAAAATACTTCCCCACCGCCCAGGAATTCATCGCGGATCTGGAACGCTGGTGGAACCTCTTCACCGGCATGGCCGTGGCCAAGCGCATCCAGGCACCGCCTATCCTGGCTGTCAGCCGCCGGGCCTATGGCTTTGACCACCGCGAAGCCCAGAATGGCCCCTACTATACCTTGAAATACCAGCAGCTGAAAGAACAATTGTTACAGGCATGA
- a CDS encoding type II secretion system F family protein — protein MNYRYEASNRQGRIFKGTIAAANRQEAARKIKRQGLWITALLQEEGQKESGAGRWHPGQLFAGRKVDDTQIALFCRQLAVLLSAGIPVHEGLKALLAGGRKDAYAHLINGLYQQVLQGKSLAAAMEASHNFSPRIVRLVAAGEQAGTLEAVFSRLADFLAQTVKAREQLKSVLLYPAILGLTALGMLIFMALFILPAFASMLQNLQVELPWPTRVLLSLTDFLQIYGMETLAVGSVLALGILLLARQPLVVYRYHQFVLQLPLAGSLARHSGWALILGTMAMILEQGLPLHEAIRMAAPVAGNRYLERELLQVQAKVEQGSGLMTAMIRCPVFPVILAEMLEAGEEAGRLEEMLAKAAAFCQVQAENESARLQALAEPAAIFIVGGLVFFLVLAVIMPLLNTMDAITL, from the coding sequence ATGAATTATCGTTATGAAGCCAGCAACCGGCAGGGTAGGATTTTCAAGGGGACGATTGCGGCGGCCAACCGTCAGGAGGCTGCCCGTAAGATAAAACGGCAGGGCCTGTGGATAACGGCCCTGTTACAGGAAGAAGGGCAGAAGGAATCTGGTGCAGGCAGGTGGCATCCTGGACAATTATTCGCTGGCCGCAAGGTGGATGATACGCAGATTGCATTATTCTGTCGCCAGCTGGCAGTATTGCTGAGTGCCGGAATCCCGGTTCATGAGGGGCTCAAGGCATTGCTGGCTGGCGGGCGCAAAGATGCTTATGCCCACTTGATAAATGGTCTTTATCAGCAGGTTTTGCAGGGAAAATCCCTGGCGGCAGCTATGGAGGCAAGCCACAATTTTTCGCCGCGGATCGTTAGGCTGGTGGCAGCTGGGGAGCAGGCAGGGACATTGGAAGCCGTTTTCAGCCGGCTGGCAGATTTTTTGGCGCAGACGGTGAAAGCCCGGGAACAGTTGAAATCAGTACTCCTTTATCCGGCGATTCTTGGTCTGACTGCTCTGGGAATGCTGATCTTTATGGCGTTGTTTATCCTGCCTGCCTTTGCCTCGATGTTGCAGAATCTGCAGGTGGAACTGCCCTGGCCCACCCGTGTGCTTTTGTCTTTGACAGATTTCCTGCAGATCTATGGAATGGAAACTCTGGCGGTGGGCAGCGTTTTGGCTTTGGGAATCTTGCTGCTGGCCCGTCAGCCGCTGGTGGTTTATCGTTATCATCAATTTGTGCTGCAGCTGCCCTTAGCAGGATCTTTGGCCCGTCATTCCGGCTGGGCGTTGATCCTGGGGACTATGGCCATGATCCTGGAACAGGGGCTGCCCCTGCACGAGGCGATCCGGATGGCAGCCCCTGTAGCCGGAAACCGCTATCTGGAGCGGGAATTGTTGCAGGTGCAGGCGAAGGTGGAGCAGGGCAGTGGGCTGATGACGGCAATGATAAGATGCCCGGTCTTCCCGGTGATTCTTGCTGAAATGCTGGAGGCTGGGGAAGAGGCGGGGCGCCTGGAAGAGATGCTGGCCAAGGCGGCGGCCTTCTGTCAGGTGCAGGCCGAAAATGAATCCGCCCGGCTGCAGGCGCTGGCAGAACCGGCGGCCATCTTTATCGTGGGCGGTCTGGTGTTCTTTTTGGTGCTGGCAGTGATCATGCCGCTGCTGAATACCATGGACGCGATTACCTTATAA
- a CDS encoding type IV pilus twitching motility protein PilT, translating into MGDDVDWQGIISRAIEKEASDIHLTVGQRPHMRCDGVLVSMDGRPLTEQFMAAFDAVIMDEGQRKRLARECDIDLSWTFAGRRFRVNAYRQQGYPALAIRLLPERIPTLAEINAPQAWQKIKELDQGLVLVCGRTGSGKSTTLAAFIETLNRERAYHIVTLEDPIEYVFQPDKCFISQRELGRDFYDFAEALRGGLREMPDVVLVGEIRDKETMLTALAAASAGMLVLGTLHSGSAAAAVLRVEGMFPLEERASVRSLLAEVLQGIFAQQLLPAARGGRTALVEVLLANATVRSLIRQAKYNQLSSVMLSQQELGMQTFAVAVQKMQQAGLLERSMGEQVMAQARGTQYELSL; encoded by the coding sequence ATGGGGGATGACGTGGATTGGCAGGGCATTATCAGCAGAGCTATCGAAAAAGAGGCGTCGGATATTCATTTGACCGTGGGACAAAGGCCGCATATGCGATGTGACGGAGTCTTGGTGTCTATGGATGGCCGCCCGCTGACGGAGCAATTTATGGCTGCGTTTGACGCTGTTATCATGGATGAAGGGCAACGGAAGCGGCTGGCGCGGGAGTGCGATATCGATCTTTCCTGGACCTTTGCGGGACGGCGGTTTCGTGTCAATGCCTATCGTCAGCAAGGTTATCCGGCATTGGCTATCCGCCTGTTGCCGGAGAGGATTCCGACTTTGGCGGAAATCAATGCGCCGCAGGCATGGCAGAAGATCAAGGAACTGGATCAAGGGCTGGTCTTGGTCTGCGGGCGGACTGGCTCTGGTAAGAGCACGACATTGGCGGCTTTTATTGAAACATTGAATCGGGAGAGAGCGTATCATATCGTCACATTGGAAGATCCCATCGAATATGTTTTCCAACCTGATAAATGTTTTATCAGTCAGCGGGAGTTGGGCCGGGATTTTTATGATTTTGCGGAAGCTCTGCGGGGCGGACTCAGGGAAATGCCGGATGTGGTCCTCGTGGGGGAAATCCGGGACAAGGAGACGATGCTGACGGCTCTGGCGGCAGCATCAGCGGGGATGCTGGTGCTGGGGACTTTGCATAGTGGCAGTGCGGCTGCGGCTGTCCTGCGCGTGGAGGGGATGTTTCCGCTGGAAGAGCGGGCGAGCGTGCGTTCGCTGCTGGCAGAGGTGTTACAGGGGATCTTTGCCCAGCAATTGCTTCCCGCTGCTAGAGGCGGACGGACAGCATTGGTGGAGGTACTGCTGGCTAATGCTACGGTGCGCAGTTTGATCCGTCAGGCAAAGTATAACCAGTTGTCCTCCGTGATGCTCAGCCAGCAGGAGCTGGGAATGCAGACTTTTGCAGTGGCTGTTCAGAAAATGCAGCAGGCAGGATTGCTTGAAAGATCCATGGGGGAACAGGTAATGGCGCAGGCGCGGGGGACACAATATGAATTATCGTTATGA
- a CDS encoding ROK family protein, whose translation MQYACIDIGGTAIKYAMMTEDGQILAKGQVLTKVETDGSRAIPGKIAAIVCDLQKEYGQAAGVAVCSPGLIDAEKGEVIFAGPNFPGYSGMKLREEIEKLTQLPCTVENDVNAAGLGESWLGAGKGAKSAFCMFVGTGVGGALVLDGHLVHGAAAAAGEIGFLPLAGGSLEQLASMTALLQNTGAATGEEVFARAAAGEEKALTALEDMTRKLACGLAQICCVVNPEVLIMGGAVMAQREFFEPRLHQYLAELLPPALLKHTRIAFAQLGTAAGFTGALRHFLQKAGQR comes from the coding sequence ATGCAATATGCGTGCATAGATATCGGTGGTACGGCAATCAAATATGCCATGATGACGGAGGATGGCCAGATTTTGGCCAAAGGTCAGGTCCTGACCAAGGTCGAAACAGATGGCAGCCGTGCGATTCCCGGGAAAATAGCGGCAATTGTCTGTGACCTGCAAAAAGAATACGGTCAGGCTGCAGGGGTGGCGGTATGTTCACCGGGACTTATCGATGCTGAAAAAGGGGAAGTCATTTTTGCCGGGCCTAATTTCCCCGGTTACAGCGGCATGAAGCTGCGGGAAGAAATCGAAAAGCTGACGCAGCTGCCCTGTACTGTAGAAAATGATGTGAATGCCGCAGGACTGGGGGAAAGCTGGCTGGGCGCAGGCAAAGGCGCGAAAAGTGCCTTTTGCATGTTTGTGGGTACAGGTGTGGGCGGCGCACTGGTGCTGGATGGTCATCTGGTTCATGGCGCGGCTGCGGCAGCCGGTGAAATCGGCTTCCTGCCCCTTGCGGGCGGCTCTCTGGAACAATTGGCCAGCATGACGGCGCTATTGCAGAACACAGGCGCAGCCACGGGAGAAGAGGTTTTTGCGCGGGCGGCAGCTGGTGAGGAAAAAGCCCTGACAGCATTGGAAGATATGACGCGGAAACTGGCCTGTGGCCTGGCCCAGATCTGCTGTGTCGTAAATCCGGAGGTTTTGATCATGGGCGGGGCCGTGATGGCCCAGCGGGAATTCTTTGAACCGCGCCTGCATCAATACTTGGCTGAACTGCTTCCGCCAGCCTTGCTCAAGCATACGCGCATTGCCTTTGCCCAGTTGGGAACAGCCGCAGGCTTCACCGGTGCCCTACGGCATTTCCTGCAAAAAGCAGGTCAAAGATAA
- a CDS encoding heavy metal translocating P-type ATPase, which produces MKKERFDITGMTCSACSARVEKAVTKLAGTAEVSVNLLTNSMQLTYDEGKINTSQIIAAVEQAGYGASVKGKKAVDAIKKEDDPLAREAAAMRQRLLWSVIFLLPVMFIAMHRMFFGWLGLPVPELLQALFAGPENAITFSFAQFLLILPIMYLNRKYYLNGFRNLWQGAPNMDSLVGMGSMAAALFGAFAVFRMGWGLGHGNLALVEEYSRNLYFESAGMIVTLITVGKFLEAKAKGRTGEALAKLMELAPQKATVLRDGQELSLPTEELVAGDEIIVRPGERLPADGTVISGQTSIDESAITGESLPVFKQAGDKVTSATLNKTGAIHFRAEKVGGDTAISQIIRLVDEASASKAPMARLADRIAGIFVPVVILIALAAGGIWLALGASVEFAFSIAISILVISCPCALGLATPVAIMVGTGKGAENGILIKSGEALETAQAVDTVVLDKTGTITEGKPKVTDLQALSIPEAEFLSLAAGLEQNSEHPLAEAVLAYAAEKGVTPAGISDFQAVPGRGLQGKVRGELYMAGNEAFMAEQGVDISDCQQELERLAAEGKTPLLFAKEKKLLGVIAVADKEKESSRQAISQLTAMGLEVIMLTGDNERTAEAVRRRLGITRAIAGVLPAAKEQHIAALQAQGHKVAMVGDGINDAPALARADIGMAIGAGTDVAMESADAVLIRSNLLDVVSAIRLSKAVIRNIKENLFWAFIYNIIGIPLAAGLLYPAFGIKLSPMIGAAAMSMSSVCVVLNALRLRSFKTAGNVAGMAAEIDNQVGQATVRKEDKTMQKELKIEGMMCAHCQKHVNDALSKMAGVTAVEVNLEAGTATVTAEREIPQAEFAQVITEAGYELVG; this is translated from the coding sequence ATGAAAAAAGAACGTTTTGACATCACTGGCATGACTTGTTCGGCATGTTCGGCGCGAGTGGAAAAAGCTGTGACAAAACTGGCTGGCACAGCGGAGGTCAGTGTAAATCTGTTGACCAACAGCATGCAGCTGACCTATGACGAAGGGAAAATCAATACAAGTCAGATCATTGCAGCCGTAGAACAGGCCGGATATGGTGCCAGTGTCAAAGGAAAAAAGGCTGTAGATGCCATAAAAAAAGAAGATGATCCCTTGGCCAGGGAGGCAGCAGCCATGCGGCAGCGGCTGTTATGGTCGGTGATATTCCTTTTGCCGGTCATGTTCATTGCCATGCATCGGATGTTTTTTGGCTGGCTGGGGCTTCCCGTGCCGGAGCTTTTGCAGGCATTGTTCGCCGGCCCGGAGAACGCCATCACCTTTTCCTTTGCCCAGTTCCTGTTAATTCTGCCCATCATGTATCTCAATCGGAAGTATTATCTGAACGGCTTTCGTAATCTTTGGCAGGGCGCGCCGAATATGGACAGCCTGGTAGGCATGGGCTCCATGGCCGCTGCACTCTTTGGTGCTTTTGCCGTGTTCCGCATGGGCTGGGGGCTCGGCCATGGCAATCTGGCGCTGGTGGAAGAATACAGTCGCAACCTTTATTTTGAATCGGCGGGGATGATTGTCACCTTGATCACCGTGGGCAAATTCCTCGAGGCAAAGGCCAAGGGGCGGACGGGGGAGGCGTTGGCAAAGCTTATGGAGCTGGCGCCGCAAAAGGCCACTGTCCTGCGGGACGGCCAGGAATTATCCCTGCCCACGGAAGAACTGGTGGCAGGGGATGAGATCATCGTGCGTCCCGGCGAGCGGCTGCCCGCTGATGGCACGGTGATTTCCGGGCAGACCAGCATCGATGAATCTGCCATCACCGGGGAAAGCCTGCCCGTGTTCAAACAGGCAGGGGATAAGGTGACCTCGGCCACCCTGAATAAGACAGGTGCCATCCATTTCCGGGCGGAAAAGGTCGGCGGCGATACCGCCATCAGCCAGATCATCCGCCTGGTGGATGAAGCCAGTGCCAGCAAGGCGCCCATGGCAAGGCTGGCTGACCGGATTGCCGGCATCTTTGTGCCGGTGGTCATCCTGATTGCACTGGCGGCGGGCGGAATATGGCTGGCCCTGGGCGCAAGCGTGGAATTTGCTTTTTCCATTGCTATCTCCATTCTGGTCATTTCCTGTCCCTGTGCCTTAGGCCTGGCTACACCTGTGGCTATCATGGTGGGCACGGGCAAAGGCGCGGAAAACGGCATCCTCATCAAATCCGGCGAGGCCTTGGAAACGGCCCAGGCTGTGGATACGGTGGTGCTGGATAAGACAGGAACCATTACCGAAGGCAAGCCCAAGGTTACGGATCTGCAGGCTCTGTCGATACCGGAGGCAGAGTTCCTGTCCTTAGCGGCGGGATTGGAGCAGAACAGCGAGCATCCCCTGGCTGAAGCGGTCTTGGCCTATGCGGCAGAAAAGGGCGTAACGCCCGCAGGCATAAGCGATTTTCAGGCGGTGCCCGGCCGCGGCCTGCAGGGAAAAGTCAGAGGCGAGCTCTATATGGCTGGCAACGAGGCCTTTATGGCAGAACAGGGTGTGGATATTTCGGACTGCCAGCAGGAATTGGAACGGCTGGCGGCAGAAGGCAAGACGCCCTTACTCTTTGCCAAAGAGAAGAAACTTCTTGGCGTTATCGCGGTGGCAGATAAGGAAAAGGAATCCAGCAGGCAGGCGATTTCCCAGCTCACGGCCATGGGGCTGGAGGTCATCATGCTCACCGGCGACAATGAGCGCACGGCTGAAGCGGTGCGCCGCCGTCTGGGAATCACGAGGGCCATTGCCGGTGTGCTGCCCGCTGCCAAGGAGCAGCATATTGCCGCCTTGCAGGCACAGGGGCATAAGGTGGCCATGGTGGGCGATGGCATCAACGATGCGCCGGCGCTTGCCCGGGCTGATATCGGGATGGCCATTGGTGCCGGTACGGATGTGGCCATGGAAAGTGCGGATGCTGTGCTCATCCGCAGCAATCTGCTGGATGTTGTAAGCGCAATCAGGTTATCAAAGGCGGTTATCCGCAATATCAAGGAAAATCTCTTCTGGGCGTTCATCTATAATATCATTGGCATCCCTCTGGCAGCGGGGCTCTTGTATCCGGCCTTTGGCATCAAGCTTTCCCCGATGATCGGAGCGGCAGCAATGAGCATGTCCAGTGTATGTGTGGTCCTGAACGCTTTGCGGCTGCGGTCATTCAAGACTGCAGGGAATGTAGCGGGCATGGCTGCAGAAATAGATAATCAGGTAGGACAGGCAACTGTCAGAAAGGAAGATAAGACGATGCAGAAAGAACTCAAGATTGAAGGTATGATGTGTGCCCATTGCCAGAAGCATGTAAACGATGCTTTGTCGAAAATGGCAGGTGTTACGGCTGTGGAAGTGAATCTGGAAGCAGGCACGGCAACCGTGACGGCAGAACGGGAAATCCCTCAGGCAGAATTTGCCCAGGTCATCACAGAAGCTGGCTATGAATTAGTAGGCTGA
- a CDS encoding metal-sensing transcriptional repressor: MEKCHCKDVKHKHRDKDGKEYKGLISRLNRIEGQVRGIRRMVEEDRYCVDIMVQVSAIQAALGAFNKELLAQHINSCVVHDIREGDDQVVDELITLLGKMVR, encoded by the coding sequence ATGGAAAAGTGTCATTGCAAGGACGTAAAACATAAACATCGCGATAAGGATGGCAAGGAGTATAAGGGCCTGATATCCCGTCTGAACCGCATTGAAGGACAGGTACGGGGCATCCGCCGTATGGTGGAGGAGGATCGTTACTGTGTGGATATCATGGTGCAGGTCAGTGCCATTCAGGCGGCTTTGGGAGCCTTCAACAAAGAGTTATTGGCTCAGCATATCAACAGCTGCGTGGTTCACGATATCCGTGAAGGCGATGACCAGGTGGTCGATGAGCTGATTACGCTGTTAGGAAAAATGGTACGTTGA